In Candidatus Eremiobacteraceae bacterium, a genomic segment contains:
- a CDS encoding DUF5693 family protein has product MALAVVIIGALASFIAAAVRLRYEHASKYVEISMDQQDLADFTSAYGYDQNGLLRLMKAAGLTSLAIYEELGNRINLGDHAYAQTGQQIIDAARTSPLTDALLASLVRSNALESGAVYILVFDRPTLDRYVTVLRNQLEPRNVIVLRQTMPALLEVRTQIDYFNNLGLGIPQENIDQAHALGLLIDPRVQNNERLDADHIDVVFRQMLAGDTIGTVIFFGLRNEVLGFPYNLDATADAFRRYDAQYHALFGNVEAYDPTQFQKGGDTLGRKIPGLTVRVQAISRLELDKLDLDTVIARYILGVRERNIRVVYLRPFPHLAQVHEKDGTYKTLTAQQTNLEMLHRLRDGLVANGFYLGRPSTLVDFGGLWLDVLYCLAALGVTAGFLLLLDIYGWSRDWFAWTCYVVTLAAFWGLRAVGHDDITRRVWALGGALTFAVLAGTTMARFFKGPAPPGDTWSANAADGLRCTLTAVGVALLGCLFVVGLLAQTTFMLEVQQFFGVKALLVVPPIALLILYAFAPLFGNAVKPAQAGEAPVKLWQLLVGFALAGGAVLLLMRSGNQPDIGVSDFETHLRGFLTTLLGARPRFKEFLLGFPALMLLPALLPAHRRAIGWIIIIAAGIGLSDVLDTFSHIHTPLIISVLRLFNGLVVGALIGIVLQWLYRRLRTALPAPGP; this is encoded by the coding sequence GTGGCTCTTGCTGTTGTCATCATCGGGGCGCTGGCGTCGTTCATCGCGGCCGCGGTGCGCTTGCGCTACGAGCATGCCAGCAAGTATGTCGAGATCTCGATGGATCAGCAGGATCTCGCCGACTTCACGAGCGCGTACGGCTACGATCAGAACGGCCTGTTGCGGCTCATGAAGGCCGCGGGCTTGACCTCGCTCGCCATCTACGAAGAGCTCGGCAACCGCATCAACCTGGGCGACCACGCCTATGCGCAGACGGGCCAGCAGATCATCGACGCCGCGCGCACGTCGCCGCTGACCGACGCGCTGCTCGCGTCGCTCGTGCGTTCGAACGCGCTCGAATCCGGCGCGGTGTACATCCTCGTGTTCGACCGGCCCACGCTCGACCGCTACGTCACCGTGCTGCGCAACCAGCTCGAGCCGCGCAACGTCATCGTCCTGCGGCAGACGATGCCGGCGCTGCTCGAGGTGCGCACGCAGATCGACTACTTCAACAATCTGGGACTGGGGATACCGCAGGAGAACATCGATCAGGCGCACGCGCTCGGGCTGCTGATCGATCCGCGCGTCCAGAACAACGAACGGCTCGATGCCGATCACATCGACGTCGTCTTCCGCCAGATGCTGGCCGGCGACACGATCGGCACGGTCATCTTCTTCGGCCTGCGCAACGAGGTGCTCGGCTTCCCCTACAACCTCGACGCGACCGCGGACGCATTCCGGCGCTATGACGCGCAGTATCACGCGTTGTTCGGCAACGTCGAGGCGTACGATCCGACGCAGTTCCAAAAAGGCGGCGACACGCTCGGCCGCAAGATCCCAGGCTTGACGGTGCGCGTGCAGGCGATCTCGCGGCTCGAGCTCGACAAGCTCGATCTTGACACGGTGATCGCGCGTTACATCCTTGGCGTGCGGGAGCGCAACATCCGCGTCGTCTACCTGCGGCCGTTCCCGCACCTCGCGCAAGTGCATGAAAAGGACGGCACGTACAAGACGCTCACCGCGCAGCAGACGAACCTCGAGATGCTGCATCGCCTGCGCGACGGGTTGGTCGCGAACGGTTTCTATCTCGGCCGCCCGTCGACGCTGGTCGACTTCGGCGGCCTGTGGCTCGACGTGCTCTACTGCCTTGCCGCGCTCGGCGTGACGGCAGGCTTCTTGCTGCTGCTCGACATCTATGGCTGGTCGCGCGATTGGTTCGCTTGGACGTGCTACGTGGTGACGCTCGCCGCATTCTGGGGGCTGCGCGCCGTCGGGCACGACGACATCACGCGGCGCGTCTGGGCGCTTGGCGGCGCTCTGACCTTCGCGGTGCTTGCGGGCACGACGATGGCGCGCTTCTTCAAAGGTCCGGCGCCGCCGGGCGACACCTGGTCGGCGAACGCGGCAGACGGATTGCGCTGCACGCTGACCGCCGTCGGCGTGGCCCTGCTGGGCTGCCTATTCGTCGTGGGCCTGCTCGCGCAGACCACGTTCATGCTCGAGGTCCAACAGTTCTTCGGCGTCAAAGCGCTGCTGGTCGTGCCGCCGATCGCGCTGCTGATCTTGTATGCCTTCGCGCCGCTCTTCGGCAATGCGGTCAAGCCCGCCCAGGCGGGCGAAGCGCCGGTCAAACTGTGGCAACTGCTGGTGGGATTCGCGCTCGCGGGCGGCGCGGTGCTCCTGCTGATGCGCTCGGGCAATCAGCCCGATATCGGCGTGTCGGATTTCGAAACGCACCTGCGAGGATTCCTCACCACATTGCTGGGGGCGCGCCCGCGTTTCAAGGAGTTCTTGCTTGGCTTTCCGGCGTTGATGCTGTTGCCGGCGCTCCTGCCCGCGCATCGCCGCGCGATCGGCTGGATCATCATCATCGCTGCAGGTATCGGGCTCTCGGACGTGCTCGACACTTTCTCGCATATCCACACGCCGCTCATCATCAGCGTGCTGCGCCTGTTCAACGGACTGGTGGTCGGCGCGCTCATCGGCATCGTGCTGCAGTGGCTGTACCGGCGTCTGCGCACCGCGCTCCCCGCGCCCGGACCATGA
- the ileS gene encoding isoleucine--tRNA ligase, with product MIEPIGDKLFPTPGMLPDAPARELGVLEFWRDAKIFERSLEQTKRGAPYVMFEGPPTANGKPGVHHVLARAFKDLYPRFWTMRGHFALRKAGWDTHGLPVEHQVEKEIGILDKSRLEAEVGIAEFNRRCRESVYRYVSDWNSMTMRMAYWTDLEHPYVTLDNSYIETVWWLLKQLWDRGLIQQDYKSVPYDPRIGATLSDAEVALGYRETDDPSVYVRFRLKDDPTTSFLAWTTTPWTLPANMALAVHPDVTYAVVEREGEKLIVAEPLISKVFGDDEAAVVRRVSGRELAGTRYAPPYDYCVSEKDRYYVIPAPFVTTEDGTGIVHVAPAYGPDDLALGKSCDLPIYYSVDYTGHVVSEVAVAAGAFFKDADPPIIADLKQRGLMFRSGTIRHTYPFGWRTDDPLLYIAKTAWFIRTTEFKTQLLANNDVINWVPENVKQGRFGNWLENNVDWALSRERFWGTPLPLWTDGSDHICIGSVKELSDRAGRDLSELDLHRPAIDEITFMHEGREYRRVPEVIDAWFDSGSMPYAQWHYPFENGEQFARFYPADFICEAVDQTRGWFYSLHAIGTMLNALDPQRFAAPAYRNVVCLGHVVDERGEKMSKSKGNVLDPWEVFDALGADALRWYFFASSPPGVAKRASVELVREGTHALFNTLWSTVNFFTLYANDDAIGIPADVPLRQRPDMDRWAAARLTELTADVTRRLELYDAQGAARAIESFVDELSNWYVRLSRDRFWASGTGADKAAAYRTLYESLYAIGLLVAPFAPMLAESVYQMLVRSLDKQAPESVHLVPWPQAQQERVDAALVAAMRVAQETVDLGRQVRAAAKIKTRQPLPIAYVRPRSAADGAALTRFRALVLEELNVKELQVVGLDAAFIEYAIRPNLPRLGPRYGNKLAALRKALATVDAREIAIAAAEGRTFDVSASGETFSLGPDDVLVDSKSARGLASAESNGMLVALDTRVDENLMKEGLAREVVRAVQDARKHAALHISDRISVTIAADADYEAAVDAWREYIMEQTLAVKVEVVRAESLAVTVRKVS from the coding sequence GTGATCGAGCCGATCGGAGACAAGCTGTTCCCCACCCCCGGCATGCTGCCCGACGCGCCGGCGCGCGAACTTGGGGTGTTGGAGTTCTGGCGCGATGCGAAGATCTTCGAACGCTCGCTGGAGCAGACCAAGCGCGGCGCACCTTATGTGATGTTCGAAGGTCCGCCGACGGCCAACGGCAAGCCCGGCGTCCATCACGTGCTGGCGCGCGCCTTCAAGGACTTGTATCCGCGCTTTTGGACCATGCGCGGGCATTTCGCCCTGCGCAAGGCGGGTTGGGATACGCACGGGTTGCCGGTCGAGCATCAGGTCGAAAAAGAGATCGGCATCCTGGACAAGAGCCGGCTCGAGGCCGAGGTCGGCATCGCCGAGTTCAACCGGCGCTGTCGCGAAAGCGTATATCGCTACGTCAGCGACTGGAACAGCATGACCATGCGCATGGCGTACTGGACCGATCTCGAACACCCGTATGTCACGCTCGACAACAGCTACATCGAAACGGTGTGGTGGCTGCTCAAGCAGCTGTGGGATCGCGGACTCATCCAACAGGACTATAAGTCCGTGCCATACGACCCGCGCATCGGCGCGACGTTATCGGACGCGGAGGTCGCGCTCGGCTATCGCGAGACCGACGACCCGTCGGTGTACGTGCGTTTCCGGCTCAAGGACGATCCGACGACCTCGTTCCTCGCGTGGACGACGACTCCGTGGACGCTGCCTGCGAACATGGCGCTCGCCGTGCATCCCGACGTCACCTATGCGGTCGTAGAGCGGGAAGGCGAAAAGCTCATCGTCGCCGAGCCGCTGATCTCAAAAGTGTTCGGTGACGATGAAGCGGCGGTCGTCCGGCGCGTGAGCGGCCGCGAGCTTGCCGGCACGCGCTACGCGCCGCCGTACGACTATTGCGTCAGCGAGAAGGACCGCTACTACGTCATCCCCGCGCCGTTCGTGACCACCGAGGACGGGACCGGCATCGTGCACGTCGCCCCGGCGTACGGCCCGGACGATCTGGCGCTGGGCAAATCGTGCGATCTCCCTATCTATTACAGCGTCGACTACACGGGGCACGTCGTGTCCGAGGTGGCGGTCGCAGCCGGCGCGTTCTTCAAGGACGCGGATCCGCCGATCATCGCCGACCTCAAGCAGCGCGGCTTGATGTTCCGTTCCGGCACGATCCGGCATACGTATCCGTTCGGCTGGCGCACCGACGACCCGCTGCTCTATATCGCCAAGACCGCGTGGTTCATCCGCACGACCGAGTTCAAGACGCAGCTGCTCGCGAACAACGACGTCATCAACTGGGTGCCGGAGAACGTCAAGCAGGGCCGTTTCGGCAACTGGCTGGAGAACAACGTCGACTGGGCGCTGTCGCGCGAGCGCTTCTGGGGCACGCCGCTGCCGTTGTGGACGGACGGCTCGGACCACATCTGCATCGGTTCCGTCAAAGAGCTCTCGGATCGCGCCGGGCGCGACCTCTCGGAGCTCGATCTGCATCGGCCGGCGATCGACGAGATCACATTCATGCACGAGGGGCGCGAATACCGGCGCGTGCCCGAAGTGATCGACGCATGGTTCGATTCCGGCTCGATGCCGTACGCGCAGTGGCATTATCCTTTCGAGAACGGGGAGCAGTTCGCGCGCTTCTATCCTGCCGATTTCATCTGCGAGGCGGTCGATCAGACGCGCGGCTGGTTCTACAGCTTGCACGCCATCGGCACCATGCTCAACGCCTTGGATCCGCAACGCTTCGCGGCGCCGGCCTATCGCAACGTCGTCTGTCTCGGCCATGTCGTGGACGAGCGCGGCGAGAAGATGAGCAAGAGCAAAGGCAATGTGCTCGATCCATGGGAGGTGTTCGATGCGCTCGGCGCAGACGCGCTGCGCTGGTACTTCTTCGCGTCGAGCCCGCCGGGCGTGGCCAAGCGCGCCTCGGTTGAGCTGGTCCGCGAAGGCACGCACGCCTTGTTCAACACACTATGGAGCACGGTCAACTTCTTCACGCTATACGCGAACGATGACGCGATCGGCATCCCCGCCGATGTGCCGCTGCGCCAACGGCCGGACATGGACCGCTGGGCGGCGGCGCGGCTGACCGAGCTGACCGCGGATGTGACCCGGCGCCTCGAGCTGTACGATGCGCAAGGCGCGGCGCGCGCGATCGAGAGCTTCGTGGACGAGCTGTCCAACTGGTACGTGCGCCTGTCGCGCGACCGCTTCTGGGCGTCCGGCACAGGCGCCGACAAAGCGGCCGCGTATCGCACGCTGTACGAGTCGCTCTACGCGATCGGCCTGCTTGTGGCGCCGTTCGCGCCCATGCTGGCGGAATCGGTGTATCAGATGCTCGTGCGATCGCTCGACAAGCAGGCGCCGGAGAGCGTGCATCTGGTGCCCTGGCCGCAGGCGCAGCAAGAACGAGTCGACGCGGCGCTGGTGGCGGCGATGCGCGTCGCCCAGGAGACGGTGGACCTCGGGCGCCAGGTGCGTGCCGCGGCCAAGATCAAGACCCGCCAGCCGCTGCCGATCGCGTACGTGCGTCCGCGCTCGGCCGCCGACGGTGCCGCGCTGACGCGCTTCCGAGCTCTCGTGCTCGAAGAGCTCAACGTCAAGGAACTGCAAGTCGTCGGGCTGGACGCTGCCTTCATCGAATATGCCATCCGTCCGAACCTGCCGCGCTTGGGTCCGCGCTATGGCAACAAGCTGGCCGCGCTGCGCAAAGCGCTCGCCACCGTCGATGCGCGCGAGATCGCCATAGCGGCCGCTGAAGGCCGCACCTTCGACGTCTCGGCTAGCGGCGAGACCTTTTCGCTCGGGCCTGACGATGTGCTCGTCGACAGCAAGTCGGCCCGCGGTCTGGCGTCAGCCGAATCCAACGGCATGCTCGTCGCGCTGGACACGCGCGTGGACGAGAATCTCATGAAAGAAGGGCTCGCGCGCGAGGTCGTGCGCGCGGTGCAGGACGCGCGCAAGCACGCCGCGCTGCACATCAGCGATCGGATCTCCGTCACCATCGCGGCTGACGCGGATTACGAGGCGGCGGTCGACGCCTGGCGCGAGTACATCATGGAGCAGACATTGGCCGTCAAGGTCGAGGTGGTCCGCGCAGAGTCGCTCGCGGTCACCGTGCGCAAGGTGAGCTGA
- a CDS encoding site-2 protease family protein, which produces MLVRSSWRVGSIAGIDIAIHPSWIVIYALSAFASMRFARLIADSHNMPIPTSNAVILGMVAALVLFVCVVLHEVSHAVVARRVGVPIGNITLFLFGGVASILREPGTPSDEVKIAGAGPLASLMLAAVFGALAEATGLAHWSWVYTLCLILAVTNLVLAIFNLLPAFPSDGGRLLRAALWRFTGSQARATGMASTVSAVVAALLIVAGAFMAFNKMWNGIWLVLIALFLLQAAVASGKQARISLALERMSVDDCMARTLIPVAADAPLTSFVAEVSDGNRTGYPVVDNGAFVGLVNPRDTGSVPPGLWPHTPVRAIMTPAAKMPALSVDAPASDALAALAKSGARSLPVFENGELTGVVSEDIIFSALRDRTTAAATAATAT; this is translated from the coding sequence ATGCTCGTGCGCTCAAGCTGGCGAGTCGGGAGCATCGCCGGCATCGACATCGCCATCCATCCAAGCTGGATCGTGATCTATGCGTTGTCCGCATTTGCATCGATGAGGTTCGCGCGCCTTATCGCAGACTCGCACAACATGCCGATCCCCACCAGCAACGCCGTCATTCTGGGAATGGTAGCCGCCTTGGTCCTGTTCGTCTGCGTCGTGCTGCATGAGGTATCGCATGCCGTCGTGGCCCGCCGTGTGGGCGTACCGATCGGCAACATCACGCTGTTCTTGTTCGGCGGCGTGGCCAGTATCTTGCGTGAGCCGGGAACCCCGTCCGACGAAGTCAAGATCGCAGGTGCTGGGCCGTTAGCCAGCCTCATGCTGGCAGCTGTCTTCGGCGCGCTCGCGGAGGCGACTGGTCTCGCACACTGGTCCTGGGTCTACACGCTATGCCTGATCCTCGCCGTGACCAATCTCGTGCTCGCGATCTTCAATCTATTGCCGGCTTTCCCGAGCGACGGCGGCCGCTTGCTGCGCGCCGCGTTATGGCGATTCACGGGCAGCCAGGCCCGTGCGACCGGCATGGCCAGCACGGTCAGCGCCGTTGTGGCGGCGCTGTTGATCGTGGCCGGCGCGTTCATGGCGTTCAATAAGATGTGGAACGGCATCTGGCTCGTGCTGATCGCGCTGTTCTTGCTTCAGGCCGCCGTCGCCAGCGGCAAACAGGCGCGCATAAGCCTTGCGCTTGAGCGCATGTCCGTCGACGATTGCATGGCGCGCACGCTCATCCCCGTGGCTGCGGACGCGCCGCTCACATCGTTTGTCGCCGAAGTATCGGACGGGAATCGGACCGGTTATCCGGTGGTCGATAACGGCGCATTCGTCGGTCTGGTGAATCCGCGCGACACCGGCAGCGTGCCGCCGGGTCTGTGGCCGCATACGCCGGTGCGTGCGATCATGACCCCAGCCGCGAAGATGCCCGCCCTCAGCGTGGACGCGCCGGCCAGCGATGCGCTCGCCGCGCTGGCCAAGAGCGGCGCCCGCAGCTTGCCGGTGTTCGAGAACGGCGAACTGACCGGCGTGGTGTCCGAGGACATCATCTTCTCGGCGCTGCGCGATCGAACGACGGCGGCGGCCACGGCGGCGACAGCGACGTGA
- the lspA gene encoding signal peptidase II encodes MSFVFFLVAALVVGLDQLTKHAIATHFLPDESRIVIPHVLWLTYVQNHRGAFGMFGSHPLLLAGFALAVVLVFYYWYRQEGATLLTHTAFGLILGGAVGNILDRVRLGYVIDFIDFKTTGYPVFNVADSSITIGVALLLLRILVHERRQQAAAAPAAQAVSPPLSERSPAEP; translated from the coding sequence ATGTCGTTCGTGTTCTTCTTGGTGGCAGCGCTCGTCGTCGGGCTCGACCAACTCACCAAACACGCCATCGCGACGCACTTCTTGCCCGATGAGAGCCGCATCGTCATACCGCACGTGCTGTGGCTCACCTACGTGCAGAACCACCGCGGTGCGTTCGGGATGTTCGGCTCGCACCCGCTGCTCTTGGCCGGCTTCGCCTTGGCGGTCGTGTTGGTGTTCTATTACTGGTACCGCCAGGAAGGCGCGACGCTGCTCACCCACACGGCGTTCGGCCTGATACTCGGCGGCGCCGTCGGGAATATCCTCGATCGCGTGCGCCTCGGCTACGTCATCGACTTCATCGATTTCAAGACGACCGGCTATCCGGTTTTCAACGTAGCCGATTCATCGATCACCATCGGCGTGGCCTTGCTGCTGCTGCGCATCCTGGTGCACGAACGCAGACAGCAAGCCGCCGCCGCGCCGGCCGCGCAAGCCGTGTCCCCGCCGCTGTCCGAACGCAGTCCAGCGGAGCCGTGA
- a CDS encoding RluA family pseudouridine synthase, with product MSQTVAFTATDTEAGGRLDAVLATRTQRSRAEMSALIRSGMVRIDGRPAKPAHHLKPGERVEAVVPDRGVREPGPENIPLAILYDDADIAVVDKPAGMATHPAPGSRSGTLVNALLARMGSLPALGDSARPGIVHRLDKDTSGLLVVAKSERAMRALSAAIAAHHVEREYDAVVWGVPPADSGSIDAPLARDPASRTRFAVRHEGKPAVTHYRTVETYEVGPQRSARSSKLDRSKAARAALLRVTLETGRTHQIRVHCAAIGHPIVGDPIYGAGYPGLGIERQALHAARLRFVHPVSGAPLSFDAPWPDDFAALVARIRTGGAP from the coding sequence GTGAGCCAGACCGTCGCGTTCACGGCGACGGACACCGAGGCGGGCGGGCGCTTGGACGCGGTGCTGGCGACACGCACGCAGCGCTCGCGCGCCGAGATGTCCGCGCTGATCCGATCCGGTATGGTGCGCATCGACGGCCGTCCGGCCAAACCGGCGCATCACCTCAAGCCGGGCGAACGCGTCGAAGCGGTCGTGCCCGATCGCGGCGTCCGCGAACCCGGACCAGAGAACATCCCGCTCGCCATCCTGTACGACGACGCCGATATCGCGGTCGTCGACAAGCCCGCCGGCATGGCGACGCATCCCGCGCCGGGCAGCCGGTCGGGAACGCTCGTCAACGCGCTGCTCGCGCGCATGGGCTCGCTGCCCGCGCTCGGCGACTCGGCGCGCCCCGGCATCGTGCATCGCCTCGACAAAGACACCTCGGGTTTGCTCGTCGTCGCGAAAAGCGAGCGCGCGATGCGCGCGCTGTCCGCTGCGATCGCCGCGCACCACGTCGAACGCGAATACGACGCCGTCGTCTGGGGCGTGCCGCCGGCGGACAGCGGCTCGATCGACGCGCCGCTCGCGCGTGATCCCGCGTCGCGCACACGCTTCGCGGTACGGCACGAAGGCAAACCCGCGGTCACGCATTATCGGACGGTCGAGACGTACGAGGTCGGGCCGCAGCGCTCTGCTCGGTCGAGCAAACTCGACCGCTCGAAGGCAGCTCGGGCGGCGCTGTTGCGCGTGACGCTGGAGACGGGGCGCACGCATCAGATCCGCGTCCACTGCGCGGCGATCGGCCACCCGATTGTCGGCGATCCGATCTACGGGGCAGGCTATCCCGGCCTGGGGATCGAGCGCCAGGCGCTGCATGCCGCGAGGTTGCGCTTCGTGCACCCCGTGAGCGGCGCGCCGTTGTCGTTCGATGCGCCGTGGCCCGACGATTTCGCGGCGCTTGTCGCGCGGATCCGCACGGGCGGCGCGCCATGA
- the lgt gene encoding prolipoprotein diacylglyceryl transferase: MLAVLLDAGHWFSYPHIDPVAIHIHGDFGIRWYGLSYVIGALLVYLQLQSKSSRARTGLTVEQAQEFIVYTMIGIIIGGRLFFLVADMLTPLSAGGHSLDYYLANPLQIIAIWTGGMAFHGGLIGGIAGAAIYVNHIKLSIWKVLDEAVLWLPVAIFLTRCTNFINDELPGRVTGSPIGILFPGVPGYRYPSQLFEGIGMVLVVLPLVWFIRSRPDFFRPGAVFWSFIAGYGLVRTIVEFYREPGIILFGLTGAQYLTIAMVILGVVMIWLGQQQPMPTAAAVKKPAAAGKPASKA; encoded by the coding sequence TTGCTCGCCGTTCTTCTCGATGCCGGTCACTGGTTCTCGTATCCGCACATCGATCCGGTCGCGATCCATATCCACGGGGATTTCGGGATCCGCTGGTACGGGCTGTCGTATGTTATCGGCGCCCTGCTCGTCTACCTCCAGTTGCAGAGCAAGAGCAGCCGCGCGCGCACGGGACTGACCGTCGAACAGGCGCAGGAATTCATCGTCTATACGATGATCGGCATCATCATCGGCGGCCGGCTCTTCTTCCTCGTCGCCGATATGCTCACGCCGCTTTCAGCCGGCGGCCATTCGCTGGATTATTATCTCGCCAACCCGCTGCAGATCATCGCGATCTGGACCGGCGGCATGGCGTTCCACGGCGGACTCATCGGCGGTATCGCGGGCGCGGCCATCTACGTGAACCATATCAAACTGTCCATCTGGAAAGTGCTCGACGAGGCGGTGCTGTGGCTGCCGGTCGCGATCTTCCTGACTCGCTGCACGAACTTCATCAACGACGAGTTGCCAGGCCGCGTGACCGGCTCGCCGATCGGCATCCTGTTCCCCGGAGTCCCTGGCTACCGCTACCCCTCGCAGCTGTTCGAAGGCATCGGCATGGTGCTCGTCGTGCTGCCGCTGGTGTGGTTCATCCGCTCGCGGCCCGACTTCTTCCGGCCGGGTGCGGTCTTTTGGTCGTTCATCGCCGGCTACGGACTGGTGCGCACGATCGTCGAATTCTATCGCGAGCCGGGCATCATTCTGTTCGGCTTGACGGGCGCGCAGTATCTGACCATTGCGATGGTGATCCTGGGCGTCGTGATGATCTGGCTCGGGCAGCAGCAGCCGATGCCGACCGCAGCCGCGGTCAAAAAGCCCGCGGCCGCCGGCAAGCCGGCGTCGAAGGCGTAG
- a CDS encoding cytochrome c biogenesis protein CcdA gives MSTAAGSVESAPAPISVRRELLAHSIVFVLGFTLVFVLAGASASALGALFKEHQVLIARVIGVVIILLGLNMMGLFRIPFLAMDKRLHFAHTSTSYPATLVAGIGFAAGWSPCIGPVLAAVIALAGSTSSVGLGVAYLLVYSLGLGIPFILTGLALNYVLPVLKRFRRYLHAIEIVAGTIVIGMGLILVTNSFLRFTGFLYKEFPALANVGTGPDLGGGALTFGAVFLAGVVSFISPCVLPLVPAYISLLTGRRLETLVDAYEVRPASA, from the coding sequence ATGAGCACCGCCGCCGGATCCGTCGAATCCGCGCCAGCTCCCATCTCAGTCCGGCGAGAACTCCTCGCGCACTCGATCGTGTTCGTGCTGGGGTTCACGCTGGTCTTCGTGCTGGCCGGTGCGTCGGCGAGCGCGCTCGGCGCGCTGTTCAAAGAGCACCAAGTGCTCATCGCGCGCGTCATCGGCGTCGTCATCATCCTTCTCGGACTCAACATGATGGGCCTGTTCCGCATCCCATTCCTCGCTATGGATAAGCGTTTGCATTTCGCGCACACCTCCACGTCGTATCCTGCGACACTGGTGGCAGGGATCGGCTTTGCGGCCGGCTGGTCGCCGTGCATCGGGCCGGTGCTCGCGGCTGTGATCGCGCTCGCAGGCAGCACGAGCAGCGTCGGGCTCGGCGTGGCGTATCTGCTCGTCTATTCGCTCGGCTTGGGGATCCCGTTCATCTTGACCGGACTAGCGCTCAACTACGTGCTGCCCGTTCTCAAACGCTTCAGACGATATCTGCACGCCATCGAGATCGTCGCCGGCACGATCGTGATCGGCATGGGTCTCATCCTCGTCACCAATTCGTTCTTGCGCTTCACCGGTTTCCTGTACAAAGAATTTCCCGCGCTCGCCAACGTCGGCACGGGGCCGGACCTCGGCGGCGGCGCGCTCACCTTTGGGGCCGTGTTCCTCGCCGGCGTCGTATCCTTCATCTCGCCGTGCGTGCTGCCGCTCGTGCCCGCGTACATCTCGCTGCTCACGGGGCGCAGGCTTGAAACGCTGGTGGACGCGTATGAGGTCAGGCCTGCATCCGCGTAG
- the csaB gene encoding polysaccharide pyruvyl transferase CsaB: protein MSDRPARLLLSGYYGFANFGDEAILDVMVEQWRRRRPMDELVVLSESPEQTARTYGVQAVPRMAWRAVSDAVRAADVTVSGGGGLLQSATSLRSLLYYASVIREAKRAGRKAAIFAQGIGPLNYFGREVVKRSCARVDLACVRDELSQGTLKALLPGVEVRLSADPVFLADAAESPQARAALVREGLRDDLRDVVAVVVRRGPALDQVTERLVSVCDRLASRHGAHVVFVPLQPPHDAEAAITVIRRCKSAPALLTGGYDLATMTALLSRCSAVISMRLHALILAARLAVPFLAVPYDPKIEALTAGLAYPMPPLTRESLAEELTDQWWSRRPALREHLRARVPGMQVRAMAAFDWLQALVEREGAPLSER from the coding sequence ATGAGCGACCGGCCGGCGCGCCTGCTGCTCTCCGGCTACTACGGCTTCGCCAATTTCGGGGACGAGGCGATTCTCGACGTCATGGTCGAGCAATGGCGCCGCCGCCGCCCGATGGACGAGCTCGTCGTCTTGTCCGAGAGCCCGGAGCAGACGGCCCGCACGTACGGCGTGCAAGCGGTCCCGCGCATGGCGTGGCGCGCCGTCTCCGATGCGGTGCGCGCCGCCGACGTCACCGTCAGCGGCGGCGGCGGCCTGCTGCAAAGCGCTACCAGTTTGCGCAGCCTGCTGTATTACGCCAGCGTCATCCGCGAAGCAAAACGTGCCGGGCGCAAGGCTGCGATCTTCGCGCAAGGCATCGGACCGCTCAACTATTTCGGCCGAGAAGTCGTCAAGCGTTCGTGTGCGCGCGTCGATCTTGCGTGCGTCCGCGACGAGCTCAGCCAAGGAACTCTCAAAGCGTTGCTTCCGGGCGTCGAGGTGCGCTTGAGCGCCGATCCGGTCTTCTTGGCGGATGCCGCAGAGTCGCCGCAAGCGCGCGCCGCGTTGGTGCGCGAGGGATTGCGCGACGACCTGCGCGACGTCGTCGCCGTCGTCGTGCGGCGCGGTCCGGCCCTCGACCAGGTCACGGAGCGGCTCGTCTCGGTGTGCGACCGGCTGGCCTCGCGCCACGGCGCGCACGTCGTCTTCGTGCCCTTGCAGCCCCCGCATGACGCCGAGGCCGCGATCACGGTGATCCGGCGCTGCAAGTCCGCGCCGGCGCTGCTCACCGGCGGCTACGATCTGGCGACCATGACGGCGTTGCTGTCGCGCTGCTCCGCAGTCATCTCGATGCGTTTGCATGCCTTGATCCTTGCGGCCCGCCTGGCGGTGCCGTTCCTCGCGGTGCCGTACGACCCGAAGATCGAAGCGCTGACCGCGGGACTGGCGTATCCGATGCCGCCGCTCACGCGCGAGAGCCTGGCCGAGGAGCTGACGGATCAATGGTGGTCGCGCAGGCCCGCATTGCGCGAGCATCTGCGCGCGCGGGTGCCGGGAATGCAGGTCCGCGCGATGGCGGCGTTCGACTGGCTGCAGGCGCTGGTCGAACGCGAAGGCGCGCCGCTGTCCGAGAGATAA